Proteins from a genomic interval of Paenibacillus sp. RC334:
- a CDS encoding DNA alkylation repair protein, with product MKTTIREQILLYVDSDFQKFTAALLPNIDNVLGVRLPVLRKLAQDIAKGDWHLYLETAESEHFEEVMLQGMVIGYVKADIEEVLGYVASFIPKIDNWSVCDSFCAGLKCTKNHKERVWDFIQPYLSSRKEYEIRFGVVMLLNFYIEEEYIIRVLQWMDQTHREDYYVQMAVAWAISICYIKLPEMTMNYLKNNTLDDFTFNKALQKITESYRVDQETKTTIRSMKRKRN from the coding sequence GTGAAAACAACAATCAGAGAACAAATACTATTATATGTCGATTCAGATTTTCAAAAATTTACGGCGGCATTGCTTCCGAATATTGATAATGTGCTGGGCGTACGTCTGCCGGTACTACGTAAGCTGGCTCAGGATATTGCCAAGGGCGATTGGCATCTCTACCTTGAAACCGCTGAAAGTGAACATTTCGAAGAAGTAATGCTACAAGGTATGGTGATTGGCTATGTGAAAGCAGATATAGAGGAAGTTTTGGGCTACGTCGCCAGTTTTATTCCTAAAATTGATAATTGGTCAGTGTGTGACAGCTTCTGCGCCGGATTAAAATGTACGAAAAATCATAAGGAACGGGTATGGGACTTTATCCAGCCGTATCTGTCATCCAGAAAAGAATATGAAATTCGGTTTGGCGTGGTCATGCTTCTGAATTTTTATATTGAGGAAGAGTATATCATCCGGGTACTGCAATGGATGGATCAAACCCACCGTGAGGATTATTATGTACAAATGGCGGTCGCATGGGCAATATCTATCTGTTATATCAAGCTGCCTGAGATGACGATGAATTACTTGAAAAACAATACACTGGATGATTTTACGTTCAATAAAGCTTTGCAAAAGATCACGGAATCATACCGGGTGGATCAGGAAACGAAAACAACCATTCGCAGTATGAAGCGAAAAAGAAATTAG
- a CDS encoding DNA-3-methyladenine glycosylase 2 family protein, with amino-acid sequence MQTVITRNFDYGEKEINYLKNVDTVLGTAMTQMGKVERVIIPDLFAALVHAIVGQLISAKAVQTIWARMQEKLGAMNSENIATQSVDAIQSCGITMKKAACILNIAQTIEQGLLDLQELYELSDTQVIQKLSSLHGIGPWTAEMMLINSMERPDVVSWGDIAIRRGMMKLYNLDTLTREQFEEYCRVYSPYGSVASIYLWSISFR; translated from the coding sequence TTGCAAACTGTGATCACGAGAAATTTTGACTATGGGGAGAAGGAAATCAATTATCTGAAAAATGTGGATACCGTACTCGGTACAGCAATGACGCAAATGGGCAAGGTTGAACGAGTGATTATTCCCGATCTGTTCGCTGCGCTTGTTCATGCGATTGTGGGACAGCTTATTTCTGCCAAGGCGGTTCAAACCATATGGGCAAGAATGCAGGAGAAGCTGGGTGCGATGAATTCGGAAAATATAGCGACCCAGTCGGTTGATGCTATTCAAAGCTGTGGTATAACGATGAAAAAGGCGGCTTGTATCCTGAATATAGCCCAAACGATAGAGCAGGGTTTGTTGGATTTGCAGGAATTATATGAACTCTCCGATACACAAGTGATTCAAAAACTGTCCTCGCTGCATGGGATAGGTCCGTGGACGGCTGAAATGATGCTGATTAATTCCATGGAACGTCCGGATGTCGTCAGTTGGGGCGATATAGCTATTCGGCGGGGGATGATGAAGCTGTACAATCTGGATACACTTACCAGGGAGCAATTCGAGGAGTACTGTCGAGTCTATTCGCCTTATGGTTCGGTGGCCTCTATTTATTTATGGAGTATTTCATTTCGTTAA